One genomic segment of Corynebacterium durum includes these proteins:
- a CDS encoding ABC transporter substrate-binding protein, whose product MVSFKRVVATIAASALVAGSLAACSSAEDGPSVYFLNFKPEQDAIYQKIAAAYTEETGVPVKVVTAASGTYEQTLKAEVGKRNQPTLFQVNGIVGLKKWSKFTADLTDATFTKELNDSIDPLTGDDGKIRAVPFAVEGYGILYNEEIFDKYCAMEGAKVSSPEEIKDFATLKKVSEDMQANKKELGIDGAFASTSLASGEAWRWQTHLANIPIHYELQDLGADDSDNLQFTYNKEYKNLFDLYLNNSTVEKTLAPSKSVSDSMAEFAQGKAAMVQNGNWAWGQISEVSGNVIKEDKLKFLPMYTGMPEDSKQGLAVGTENYLAVNQKASEEDQKATIDFVNWLYTTDKGKEYVVNELGFIAPFKTFSKDDIPDDPLAKQIADAMDNPDLESVPWDFQTFPSQQFKNDFGQDLAQYASGKTGWDEVVRNFVDNWAAEKAALK is encoded by the coding sequence ATGGTTAGTTTCAAACGCGTTGTCGCCACCATCGCGGCTAGCGCGCTCGTGGCAGGAAGCCTTGCGGCCTGTTCATCTGCGGAGGATGGCCCGTCCGTCTACTTCCTCAACTTCAAACCGGAACAAGATGCGATATATCAGAAGATTGCAGCAGCATACACTGAGGAAACAGGCGTCCCGGTCAAAGTGGTGACCGCTGCAAGTGGCACCTATGAGCAAACGCTCAAAGCTGAAGTGGGCAAGCGAAACCAACCCACGTTGTTCCAGGTGAACGGCATTGTGGGGTTGAAAAAATGGTCTAAATTTACTGCAGACCTCACTGACGCGACGTTTACCAAGGAACTCAATGACAGCATTGACCCTCTGACCGGCGATGATGGGAAAATACGTGCCGTGCCTTTTGCGGTGGAAGGCTATGGCATTCTCTACAACGAGGAGATCTTTGATAAATATTGCGCCATGGAGGGTGCCAAAGTCTCTAGCCCAGAAGAGATTAAGGACTTTGCCACACTGAAAAAAGTCTCCGAAGACATGCAGGCCAACAAGAAGGAACTGGGCATTGACGGGGCCTTTGCATCAACATCGTTAGCATCAGGTGAAGCATGGCGGTGGCAAACCCACCTTGCCAACATTCCCATCCACTATGAACTCCAGGATCTTGGGGCAGATGACTCCGACAATCTGCAGTTCACCTACAACAAAGAATACAAAAACCTCTTTGACCTGTACCTCAACAACTCTACGGTGGAGAAAACGCTAGCACCATCAAAGTCGGTGTCTGACTCAATGGCTGAGTTTGCCCAAGGCAAGGCCGCCATGGTCCAAAACGGAAACTGGGCGTGGGGGCAGATCAGCGAGGTGAGCGGCAATGTGATTAAAGAAGACAAGCTCAAGTTCCTGCCCATGTATACCGGTATGCCAGAAGACTCTAAGCAGGGGTTGGCTGTGGGAACTGAAAATTATCTTGCCGTGAACCAGAAGGCATCCGAGGAAGACCAGAAGGCCACCATTGACTTTGTCAACTGGCTGTACACCACTGATAAAGGCAAAGAGTATGTGGTGAACGAGCTTGGCTTCATCGCCCCCTTCAAAACCTTTAGCAAGGACGATATCCCAGACGACCCTTTGGCAAAGCAGATCGCTGATGCGATGGACAACCCTGACCTTGAGTCCGTGCCGTGGGACTTCCAGACTTTCCCATCACAGCAGTTCAAGAACGATTTTGGGCAGGATCTTGCCCAGTACGCCTCAGGAAAGACCGGATGGGATGAGGTTGTAAGAAATTTTGTTGATAACTGGGCGGCTGAAAAGGCCGCACTCAAATAG
- a CDS encoding ABC transporter ATP-binding protein yields the protein MATVTFDNVTRIYPGNDKPSVDKVNLEIRDGEFLVLVGPSGCGKSTTLRMLAGLEEVNSGRILIGDRDVTTVPPKERDIAMVFQNYALYPHMTVRDNMGFALKMAKMDKAEIATRVESAALSLGLTDLLDRLPKALSGGQRQRVAMGRAIVRRPKVFLMDEPLSNLDAKLRVQTRTQIAALQRELGVTTMYVTHDQTEALTMGDRIAVIKDGVLQQVGTPREMYETPANEFVAGFIGSPAMNLGTFMLSGDGYATLGNARIRLSEATHNAITADDHAQIVIGFRPEALEIVEPGDNTIPIKIEVVEELGSDSYIYGHLHGGGDLGSGTDTNPDKESTDKIIIRAEPHTAPSVGSVVHVRIKPGGQHNFSKATGLRLPD from the coding sequence ATGGCAACAGTGACTTTTGACAATGTCACACGCATCTACCCCGGCAATGACAAGCCCTCGGTGGATAAAGTAAATCTGGAGATTCGCGACGGCGAATTCCTTGTTCTTGTCGGCCCTTCCGGCTGCGGTAAATCCACCACCTTGCGTATGCTTGCGGGCCTCGAAGAGGTCAACAGCGGCCGCATCCTCATTGGCGACCGTGATGTCACCACCGTTCCACCCAAGGAACGTGACATTGCCATGGTTTTCCAAAACTACGCCCTATACCCGCATATGACTGTTCGGGACAACATGGGTTTCGCCCTGAAAATGGCCAAGATGGACAAGGCAGAAATTGCTACTCGCGTAGAATCCGCCGCCCTATCGCTCGGCCTCACGGATCTTCTTGATCGCCTGCCCAAGGCATTGTCTGGTGGTCAACGTCAGCGTGTTGCTATGGGTCGCGCTATTGTTCGCCGTCCCAAAGTGTTCCTCATGGACGAACCACTGAGTAACTTGGATGCAAAACTTCGTGTGCAAACTCGCACGCAAATTGCCGCTCTGCAGCGCGAGCTTGGCGTGACCACTATGTATGTCACCCACGACCAAACTGAAGCACTCACCATGGGTGATCGCATTGCCGTGATTAAAGACGGCGTGTTGCAGCAAGTAGGCACTCCCCGCGAAATGTATGAAACCCCAGCCAACGAGTTTGTGGCAGGTTTCATCGGCTCTCCCGCCATGAACTTGGGCACCTTCATGTTGTCTGGGGACGGCTATGCCACCCTCGGGAATGCTCGCATTCGGCTTTCCGAAGCCACGCACAATGCCATTACCGCCGACGATCACGCCCAAATCGTCATTGGGTTCCGCCCCGAAGCGCTTGAAATTGTCGAACCCGGCGACAACACCATCCCCATTAAGATTGAGGTTGTTGAGGAACTCGGTTCCGATTCCTACATTTACGGCCACCTCCACGGCGGCGGCGATCTCGGCTCCGGTACCGACACAAATCCCGACAAGGAGAGCACCGACAAGATTATTATTCGCGCGGAACCCCACACTGCCCCGTCAGTCGGTTCCGTCGTCCACGTGCGCATCAAACCCGGTGGCCAACACAATTTCTCCAAGGCGACCGGGCTTCGGCTGCCTGACTAA
- a CDS encoding glutathione peroxidase: MASLYDIPVTTLDGRETTMNDWAGHVLLIVNTASKCGLTGQYEGLQRIFNDYAMRGFFVIGMPCNQFGEQEPGTADEISDFCSVNYGVSFPLLAKADVNGENTHPLYAFLKDATGGEDIQWNFEKFVVSDSGEVLGRFSPKTDPEDDELLELIEDNLPV; this comes from the coding sequence ATGGCTTCTTTGTACGACATTCCCGTAACCACCCTTGATGGGCGCGAGACCACCATGAATGATTGGGCAGGTCATGTGCTGCTTATTGTTAATACCGCTTCTAAATGCGGTTTGACCGGGCAGTATGAGGGGTTGCAACGCATCTTCAATGATTACGCTATGCGCGGTTTCTTTGTCATTGGCATGCCTTGCAACCAGTTCGGTGAGCAGGAACCCGGTACTGCCGACGAGATTTCCGATTTCTGCTCGGTAAACTACGGCGTGTCCTTTCCGCTACTGGCAAAAGCCGACGTCAACGGCGAGAACACCCACCCCCTGTATGCGTTTTTGAAGGACGCCACCGGTGGCGAGGACATTCAGTGGAACTTTGAAAAATTTGTGGTCTCCGATTCAGGAGAGGTGCTGGGCAGGTTTTCCCCGAAAACCGACCCAGAAGATGATGAGCTTCTGGAACTCATCGAAGACAACCTGCCTGTTTAA